In Halomarina salina, one DNA window encodes the following:
- a CDS encoding DoxX family protein, with product MAVDSERQDATENSVGPSRLGRVLLGLGLALQASEDFRDMEDNVEYAESAGVPMPEVMAPFASGMMVTSGVCLALWRLPRLATGAAVTFLTAVTLTMHDFWNADEDDASGERLAFFGNVAMLGGALVFLREAFR from the coding sequence ATGGCCGTCGATAGCGAACGCCAGGACGCGACGGAGAACAGCGTCGGACCGTCTCGACTCGGCCGGGTCCTGCTCGGACTCGGCCTCGCACTGCAGGCCTCCGAGGACTTCCGCGACATGGAGGACAACGTCGAGTACGCCGAGTCCGCGGGCGTCCCGATGCCCGAGGTGATGGCCCCGTTCGCCTCCGGGATGATGGTGACGAGCGGCGTCTGCCTCGCGCTGTGGCGACTCCCGCGACTCGCGACGGGGGCCGCCGTCACCTTCCTGACCGCCGTCACCCTGACGATGCACGACTTCTGGAACGCCGACGAGGACGACGCCTCGGGCGAACGCCTCGCGTTCTTCGGCAACGTGGCGATGCTCGGCGGTGCGCTCGTGTTCCTCCGGGAAGCGTTCAGGTAG
- a CDS encoding SCP2 sterol-binding domain-containing protein, which yields MTTVDYDPDPLLFPSQAWFATYEDRINDDADYAQKSEGWGSDFDGNFVFEMTEMPIEEMNVDEMPEYLQEELDTYVEETGSDGYVGYAFLGLEDGECTGAYLVEDPDEVDPGFHLTATTETWKSLLRQDIGIIDGMMSGEFDLAGDMQKVLQYSDAAVRLTDIAGEIDAEFADERY from the coding sequence ATGACGACCGTTGATTACGATCCCGACCCGCTGTTGTTCCCGAGTCAGGCGTGGTTCGCGACCTACGAGGACCGCATCAACGACGACGCCGACTACGCCCAGAAGAGCGAGGGCTGGGGGTCCGACTTCGACGGCAACTTCGTGTTCGAGATGACGGAGATGCCCATCGAGGAGATGAACGTCGACGAGATGCCGGAGTACCTCCAGGAGGAACTCGACACGTACGTCGAGGAGACGGGCAGTGACGGCTACGTCGGCTACGCGTTCCTCGGACTCGAAGACGGCGAGTGTACGGGCGCGTACCTCGTCGAGGACCCTGACGAGGTCGACCCCGGCTTCCACCTGACGGCGACCACGGAGACGTGGAAGTCGCTGCTGCGCCAGGACATCGGCATCATCGACGGGATGATGAGCGGCGAGTTCGACCTCGCCGGTGACATGCAGAAGGTGCTCCAGTACTCCGACGCGGCCGTCCGTCTCACGGACATCGCGGGGGAGATAGACGCGGAGTTCGCCGATGAACGGTACTGA
- a CDS encoding helix-turn-helix domain-containing protein, with amino-acid sequence MNRYIDDADPDHPRRSAGQEEDERTSSDRVRSITLTLRCPHAAVHPVDRVLAEQSDVTRETLLYVDAFVDGSGVLVYRLSGDSSALDDALAEREDVLAHEVVDDSDDAFGLYLHVGPGEPAGTLVGLLSTHRLLVDLPIVFTATGRVQVTVIGPHAEVRTAVQHLPAGVEYSVERVVSFAADSNGVLTGLTDRQLEVMRAAVEVGYYDVPKRGDREDIAAALDLSPSTIGRHLQKAERHIVTRLLERDS; translated from the coding sequence GTGAACCGATACATCGACGACGCGGACCCGGACCACCCGCGTCGTTCAGCCGGACAGGAGGAAGACGAGCGGACCAGTAGCGACCGCGTCCGGTCGATAACGCTCACCCTCCGGTGTCCGCACGCGGCCGTCCACCCGGTCGACCGCGTTCTCGCCGAGCAGTCGGACGTGACTCGCGAGACGCTGCTCTACGTCGACGCGTTCGTCGACGGGAGCGGCGTCCTCGTCTACCGGCTGTCCGGCGACTCGTCGGCGCTCGACGACGCCCTCGCCGAGCGCGAGGACGTGCTGGCCCACGAGGTGGTCGACGACTCCGACGACGCCTTCGGCCTCTACCTGCACGTCGGCCCCGGCGAACCGGCCGGGACGCTCGTCGGCCTCCTCTCGACCCACCGGCTGCTGGTCGACCTGCCCATCGTGTTCACGGCGACCGGTCGCGTCCAGGTGACGGTCATCGGTCCACACGCCGAGGTGCGGACGGCCGTCCAGCACCTGCCCGCTGGCGTGGAGTACTCCGTCGAGCGCGTCGTCTCGTTCGCCGCGGACTCCAACGGCGTCCTGACGGGACTGACCGACCGCCAGCTCGAAGTGATGCGGGCGGCCGTCGAGGTCGGTTACTACGACGTCCCCAAGCGCGGCGACCGCGAGGACATCGCCGCGGCGCTCGACCTCTCGCCGTCGACCATCGGCCGACACCTGCAGAAGGCAGAACGCCACATCGTCACCCGACTGCTGGAACGCGACTCCTGA
- a CDS encoding acyl-CoA dehydrogenase family protein: protein MQLTADQQAFREDLRGYLQEEVEPVVDELDANGPLDRDELMGFIRDLRDLGIGFDPETAPEFFGDVWRFMLTAEEISRVWPSLNVGLLMSFPSVFVRFAAEETREAMLPKLETGECLGSLAVTEPSGGSDTARPRTTARKEGDEFVINGQKTWVGNAHYADVVMVVAEDEEAGAQDMFLVDRENSSFETEELDKMGWKGVSNARITFDEVRIPEGNRFSTMFSNAIAEGHDMNDVVPFPESVTQLFFEQKPLNATFSFMRTGMSFMSVGIMQAAFDEALDHATDRETFGKPIGQHQLVQEKLYDMRMGLETSRQLSRRAAEALEAGSEDARLLSSMAKGYTSETAVDVTSDAIQVFGGEGLKTENRLERYFRDARVMPIPDGTTEIQKLVVGKELTDMSAYS from the coding sequence ATGCAACTGACAGCCGACCAGCAGGCGTTCCGCGAGGACCTGCGTGGCTACCTGCAGGAGGAGGTCGAACCCGTCGTCGACGAACTCGACGCGAACGGCCCGCTCGACCGCGACGAACTGATGGGGTTCATCCGCGACCTGCGGGACCTCGGCATCGGGTTCGACCCCGAGACGGCCCCGGAGTTCTTCGGCGACGTCTGGCGGTTCATGCTCACCGCCGAGGAGATCAGCCGCGTCTGGCCGAGCCTCAACGTCGGCCTGCTGATGTCGTTCCCGTCGGTATTCGTCCGGTTCGCCGCCGAGGAGACCCGCGAGGCGATGCTGCCGAAACTGGAGACGGGCGAGTGTCTCGGCAGCCTCGCGGTGACCGAACCCAGCGGCGGGAGCGACACCGCCCGCCCGCGGACGACGGCCCGGAAGGAGGGCGACGAGTTCGTCATCAACGGCCAGAAGACGTGGGTCGGTAACGCCCACTACGCCGACGTGGTGATGGTCGTCGCCGAGGACGAGGAGGCCGGCGCACAGGACATGTTCCTCGTCGACCGGGAGAACTCCTCGTTCGAAACGGAGGAACTCGACAAGATGGGCTGGAAGGGCGTCTCGAACGCCCGCATCACGTTCGACGAGGTGCGCATCCCGGAGGGCAACCGCTTCTCGACGATGTTCAGCAACGCCATCGCCGAGGGCCACGACATGAACGACGTCGTCCCGTTCCCCGAGAGCGTGACGCAGCTGTTCTTCGAGCAGAAGCCGCTCAACGCGACGTTCTCGTTCATGCGGACGGGGATGTCGTTCATGTCGGTCGGCATCATGCAGGCCGCCTTCGACGAGGCGCTCGACCACGCCACCGACCGCGAGACGTTCGGCAAGCCCATCGGTCAGCACCAGCTCGTCCAGGAGAAGCTGTACGACATGCGGATGGGCCTGGAGACGAGCCGACAGCTGTCGCGGCGGGCCGCCGAGGCCCTGGAGGCGGGCTCGGAGGACGCCCGCCTCCTGTCGTCGATGGCGAAGGGGTACACCAGCGAGACGGCCGTCGACGTCACCTCCGACGCCATCCAGGTGTTCGGCGGCGAGGGCCTGAAGACGGAGAACCGACTCGAACGCTACTTCAGGGACGCCAGAGTGATGCCGATACCGGACGGAACGACCGAGATACAGAAGCTCGTCGTGGGCAAGGAGCTCACGGACATGAGCGCGTACTCGTAA
- a CDS encoding SCP2 sterol-binding domain-containing protein: protein MTDDQLVARIEESFEKDDDELEEELPELLDEIDGQTDELARENPELVAKILGRMQEMDIASFVSDNPETADQFQDLLWSGVRVLAENDDEVSDQIDETITVNFEADDCPMTGHLETNETEGTVTGGAGHLDDPDLTITGPADTLVGLITGGVDPIQGFMQQKYEMDGPVNKGTKLAPIMNSLSEKATAPQ, encoded by the coding sequence ATGACCGACGACCAACTCGTGGCACGAATCGAGGAATCGTTCGAGAAAGACGACGACGAACTGGAGGAGGAGCTCCCGGAGCTGCTCGACGAGATCGACGGGCAGACCGACGAACTCGCGCGCGAGAACCCGGAGCTCGTCGCGAAGATCCTCGGCCGGATGCAGGAGATGGACATCGCCTCGTTCGTCTCCGACAACCCCGAGACCGCAGACCAGTTCCAGGACCTGCTCTGGTCCGGCGTGCGCGTGCTCGCCGAGAACGACGACGAGGTGAGCGACCAGATCGACGAGACAATCACGGTGAACTTCGAGGCCGACGACTGCCCGATGACCGGTCACCTGGAGACGAACGAGACGGAGGGGACCGTCACGGGCGGTGCGGGCCACCTCGACGACCCGGACCTCACCATCACCGGTCCGGCCGACACGCTCGTCGGCCTCATCACGGGCGGCGTCGACCCCATCCAGGGGTTCATGCAGCAGAAGTACGAGATGGACGGCCCCGTCAACAAGGGGACCAAGCTCGCACCCATCATGAACTCGCTGTCGGAGAAGGCGACGGCACCCCAGTGA
- a CDS encoding HalOD1 output domain-containing protein produces the protein MTDATDDWTQVVQHHYDPTGDGELTTAILFAVADARNVSPNEIDTPPLYEWIDAAALEETFFGTEVEDARRGIGTVEFRYVEFLVKVRSDGWIQVFEAGGGTSPP, from the coding sequence ATGACGGACGCAACGGACGACTGGACGCAGGTCGTACAACACCACTACGACCCGACGGGCGACGGGGAACTGACGACCGCGATCCTGTTCGCCGTCGCCGACGCCCGGAACGTCTCGCCGAACGAGATTGACACGCCACCGCTGTACGAGTGGATCGACGCGGCGGCGCTCGAAGAGACGTTCTTCGGGACGGAAGTCGAGGACGCCAGGCGGGGTATCGGGACCGTCGAGTTCCGGTACGTCGAGTTCCTCGTGAAGGTCAGGAGCGACGGCTGGATACAGGTGTTCGAGGCGGGCGGTGGCACCTCGCCGCCGTAG
- a CDS encoding DUF7344 domain-containing protein, with the protein MGKGTDHEELTTTGEVGEPTSERIPPAEVLDLDYVYDALAHPRRRYLCYTLLEDTEWSLTDLATKVAAWETDIPEEAVDDHLRERVYVSLYHAQVPKLAEQGVVEFDEARETISAGANANSVLTALRSVSTVLDASQEDHARGNTNDEEP; encoded by the coding sequence ATGGGGAAAGGGACCGACCACGAGGAACTGACGACGACCGGGGAGGTCGGAGAACCGACGAGCGAGCGGATTCCTCCGGCGGAGGTGCTGGACCTCGATTACGTGTACGACGCGCTAGCGCACCCCCGACGGCGGTATCTCTGCTACACGCTCCTCGAAGACACGGAGTGGTCGCTGACCGACCTCGCGACGAAGGTCGCAGCGTGGGAGACGGATATCCCGGAGGAGGCGGTCGACGACCACCTGCGCGAACGGGTGTACGTCTCGCTGTACCACGCGCAGGTGCCGAAGCTAGCGGAGCAGGGGGTCGTCGAATTCGACGAGGCGCGCGAGACGATATCGGCTGGAGCGAACGCGAACAGTGTGTTGACGGCGCTCCGCTCGGTCAGCACGGTTCTCGACGCGAGTCAGGAGGACCACGCACGGGGGAACACGAATGACGAAGAGCCATAA
- a CDS encoding AMP-binding protein has translation MSDAKSPDTRDAERPWLAEYERYGVPESLEPYPDQPAHQFLYDAAEKYPEQGIAQSGTKLTYPELVTQVEKLATALHAMGVEQGDRVATVLPTSIQFVVATNAISRLGATHIPNDFLDATDDLVYRLEQGDPDVLIGHDEHRDLLETLREELDLDSLVLTSLDDYSASIPDHDGDREPDVEWLPDLIASHDADPPDVSFDPAEDVHTLLFTGGTTGLPKGCLLTHRNLVANALQATAAQSRLTDLMRGEAAGVMALPMYHAYGYSVTHSLVELGLDLVLVPDARDTDLLTRQIGEYEPMVVLGVPTQFMDIVDEELDHSVIGISGSAPLASETQDRFGERSGGGGLSQGYGLSEMSPITHFNVAGISKALSGRDPDDEGFDQPTIGVPVPDTEVKLVDVDTGDPIPIGEAVAEEREGELWLNGPQRMAGYLDADDPFDEDGFVATGDVAKVDPRGRFYIVDRVKNMVNVSGLKVYTEEVDDVLHDMPEIRRAATIGVPDPDRPGSEQVVIYVQPERGTDIDGEDVREHLDDEVPRHAMPEAVALVEEIPLTDIGKVDKKELREGWDEEE, from the coding sequence ATGAGCGACGCGAAGTCACCCGACACGAGGGACGCAGAGCGCCCCTGGCTCGCGGAGTACGAGCGGTACGGCGTGCCCGAGAGCCTCGAACCGTACCCCGACCAGCCGGCCCACCAGTTCCTGTACGACGCGGCCGAGAAGTACCCCGAGCAGGGCATCGCGCAGTCGGGGACGAAGCTGACCTACCCGGAGCTCGTCACACAGGTCGAGAAACTGGCGACCGCGCTCCACGCGATGGGCGTCGAGCAGGGCGACCGCGTGGCGACGGTGCTCCCCACCTCGATACAGTTCGTCGTCGCCACGAACGCCATCTCGCGACTCGGCGCGACCCACATCCCGAACGACTTCCTCGACGCGACCGACGACCTGGTCTACCGACTGGAGCAGGGCGACCCGGACGTCCTCATCGGTCACGACGAGCACCGCGACCTGCTGGAGACGCTCCGCGAGGAGCTCGACCTCGACTCGCTGGTCCTCACCAGCCTCGACGACTACTCGGCGTCCATCCCCGACCACGACGGCGACCGCGAACCGGACGTGGAGTGGCTGCCCGACCTCATCGCGAGCCACGACGCCGACCCGCCCGACGTGTCGTTCGACCCGGCCGAGGACGTCCACACGCTCCTGTTCACGGGCGGGACGACCGGCCTCCCGAAGGGCTGTCTGCTCACCCACCGGAACCTCGTCGCGAACGCGCTCCAGGCGACGGCCGCCCAGTCGCGGCTCACCGACCTGATGCGCGGCGAGGCGGCGGGCGTGATGGCGCTCCCGATGTACCACGCCTACGGCTACTCGGTGACGCACAGCCTCGTCGAACTCGGGCTGGACCTCGTCCTCGTCCCGGACGCGCGGGACACCGACCTCCTCACGCGACAGATCGGCGAGTACGAACCGATGGTCGTCCTCGGCGTCCCGACGCAGTTCATGGACATCGTCGACGAGGAACTCGACCACAGCGTCATCGGCATCTCCGGGTCCGCGCCGCTGGCCTCCGAGACGCAGGACCGCTTCGGCGAGCGCAGCGGTGGCGGCGGCCTCTCGCAGGGGTACGGCCTCTCGGAGATGTCCCCCATCACGCACTTCAACGTCGCGGGTATCTCGAAGGCGCTGTCGGGGCGCGACCCCGACGACGAGGGGTTCGACCAGCCGACCATCGGCGTCCCGGTGCCCGACACCGAGGTGAAACTCGTCGACGTGGACACCGGCGACCCCATCCCCATCGGCGAGGCCGTCGCGGAGGAGCGGGAGGGCGAACTGTGGCTGAACGGCCCCCAGCGGATGGCGGGCTACCTCGACGCCGACGACCCGTTCGACGAGGACGGGTTCGTCGCCACCGGCGACGTGGCGAAGGTCGACCCGCGCGGGCGGTTCTACATCGTCGACCGCGTGAAGAACATGGTCAACGTCTCGGGGCTGAAGGTGTACACCGAGGAGGTCGACGACGTGCTCCACGACATGCCCGAGATTCGCCGGGCGGCCACCATCGGCGTCCCGGACCCCGACCGGCCGGGCAGCGAGCAGGTCGTCATCTACGTCCAACCGGAGCGCGGTACCGACATCGACGGAGAGGACGTCCGGGAGCACCTCGACGACGAGGTGCCACGCCACGCGATGCCGGAGGCGGTGGCGCTCGTCGAGGAGATCCCGCTGACGGACATCGGCAAGGTCGACAAGAAGGAACTGCGCGAGGGCTGGGACGAGGAGGAGTGA
- a CDS encoding helix-turn-helix domain-containing protein, whose translation MRYFRAVVIPDDEGLHPIDRAFARAPDVTRQLLHNVNLLEDGTAMTMYQLSGDVDTIRDICDSPDVYEYHLAEGPDSVTLYAHFEPTETIAELLSLFQHHQLILDTPLEYTERGGLRVLVIGTEETIRSIMPEIPDEVTLKLERLGDYEPEADRLYSMLTPRQQETLQAALEVGYYQVPREATHEDIARELGLTGGTVGEHLRKIEATVLSAITPR comes from the coding sequence ATGCGCTACTTCAGGGCGGTCGTCATCCCGGACGACGAGGGGCTCCACCCCATCGACCGGGCGTTCGCGCGCGCACCAGACGTCACCCGCCAGTTGCTCCACAACGTCAACCTCCTCGAAGACGGCACCGCGATGACGATGTACCAGCTCTCGGGCGACGTCGATACCATCCGCGACATCTGCGACTCGCCGGACGTCTACGAGTACCACCTCGCGGAGGGACCCGACAGCGTCACGCTGTACGCGCACTTCGAACCGACCGAGACCATCGCGGAGCTGCTCTCGCTGTTCCAGCACCACCAGCTCATCCTCGACACGCCGCTGGAGTACACCGAACGCGGCGGCCTGCGCGTCCTCGTCATCGGCACCGAGGAGACCATCCGTTCCATCATGCCCGAGATACCCGACGAGGTGACACTGAAGCTCGAACGACTCGGCGACTACGAACCCGAAGCCGACCGCCTCTACTCGATGCTGACGCCGCGTCAGCAGGAGACGCTGCAGGCCGCGCTGGAGGTCGGCTACTACCAGGTCCCCCGCGAGGCGACCCACGAGGACATCGCCCGAGAACTCGGGCTGACGGGCGGGACGGTCGGCGAACACCTGCGGAAGATCGAGGCGACGGTGCTGTCGGCCATCACGCCGCGATAG
- a CDS encoding SDR family NAD(P)-dependent oxidoreductase, translated as MDFGLSDKTALVTGGGGRIGSEDCEVLAEEGAEVVVLDVDEDQAQETADGIEEDGGTAHAVVCDITDRDAVADTVEGIREETGGVDILVNNAGMVDARARMEDFEADIWDRDVSINLTGSYNVTREVFPAMCDRGWGRVINMSSMAGWQGGFGQASYAATKAALIGFGKTLALEGAQDGVTANIIAPSIVVGALADLPIDQLEQVDEHFARIAKATPMRQLGTEGDVANLVAYLSSEQASYITGQVVGVTGGIDLFSF; from the coding sequence ATGGACTTCGGACTGAGCGACAAGACGGCGCTCGTCACCGGCGGCGGGGGCCGCATCGGGAGCGAGGACTGCGAGGTACTGGCCGAGGAGGGCGCGGAGGTCGTCGTCCTCGACGTGGACGAGGACCAGGCCCAGGAGACCGCGGACGGCATCGAGGAGGACGGCGGGACGGCCCACGCCGTCGTCTGCGACATCACCGACCGCGACGCCGTCGCCGACACCGTCGAGGGCATCCGCGAGGAGACGGGCGGCGTGGACATCCTCGTCAACAACGCGGGGATGGTCGACGCCCGCGCCCGGATGGAGGACTTCGAGGCCGACATCTGGGACCGCGACGTCTCCATCAACCTGACCGGCTCGTACAACGTCACGCGCGAGGTGTTCCCGGCGATGTGCGACCGCGGCTGGGGCCGGGTCATCAACATGTCCTCGATGGCCGGCTGGCAGGGCGGGTTCGGGCAGGCCTCTTACGCCGCGACGAAAGCCGCACTCATCGGCTTCGGCAAGACGCTCGCGCTGGAGGGCGCACAGGACGGCGTCACCGCGAACATCATCGCGCCGAGCATCGTCGTGGGCGCGCTGGCGGACCTGCCCATCGACCAGCTCGAACAGGTCGACGAGCACTTCGCGCGCATCGCGAAGGCGACGCCGATGCGCCAGCTGGGCACCGAGGGCGACGTGGCGAACCTCGTCGCGTACCTCTCCTCGGAGCAGGCGAGCTACATCACCGGCCAGGTCGTCGGCGTCACGGGCGGTATCGACCTGTTCAGTTTCTGA
- the ppc gene encoding phosphoenolpyruvate carboxylase, which translates to MSDTRLHSRDVNQDVRELGALLGEVIADLSTEGAFDTVESVRQAAIAYRRGDADSRAAMEAALAGCNPTRADEVARAFTTYFELINLAEERERVRAVRRGTQADTLADSVAAAVDSLVADDADAETVQSVLDDVLIEPTFTAHPTEARRKTVKAKLRSIAGHVETLDERRLTDDERGRVDRSLEAEVTSLWQTPQVRKRRPEVTDEALNVQWYLKNTLFDVVGEVYDELETELGEAYGDVDVPKLFEFRSWAGSDRDGNPHVTPDITEETLDRQRSVVLARYRQELKRLSGVVSQDATRITVGEGVRERLAHHAEALPGVAEAAEERYADEPYRQLLKLMRERVVRVDGVRPGGYEDSDGLLGDLDALATDLRENGAESVAAAHVDPLRRRVSTFGFSLASLDLRDHQENHTLAVTEALDREGIDYEALDEDERVDLLTEAILEDDPVVDVAELVASGECSETATKVLDLFDSTAEWHREYGVDAIDTYAISMCEEPSHVLEVLFLADQAGIADLPGYCGIDVVPLLETEYALSGARRIMGTLYENEAYAAAVEARNGTQEIMLGYSDSNKENGYLAAQWSLHTNQKRLAAICEDYDVNLRLFHGRGGSISRGGGPMNDALLALPASTVTGQVKFTEQGEAIAEKYANPHIASRNLEQMLNAQIRARYRALDGDRVRIRSEWRDAMETAAPAAREAYHDLLNTDGFVAFFEQATPITVIEDLNLGSRPASRSGERSVEDLRAIPWVFSWTQARCIIPGWFSLASGLDAYLDDGGDLETLREMYEEWPFFGTMLDNAALSLARTDLEIAAGYADLADDELSAAVFPRICEEYERACELVLEVTGRERLLDRDWLEENLDRRNPYVDPLNYLQMSLLSRTHRTPTEDRTLRLTVKGIAAGMKNTG; encoded by the coding sequence ATGAGTGATACGCGATTACATAGCAGGGACGTGAACCAGGATGTCCGGGAACTGGGCGCGCTCCTCGGCGAGGTCATCGCGGACCTCTCTACGGAGGGCGCGTTCGACACCGTCGAGTCCGTCCGGCAGGCGGCCATCGCCTACCGCCGTGGCGACGCCGACTCGCGCGCCGCGATGGAGGCGGCACTCGCGGGCTGCAACCCGACGCGAGCCGACGAGGTGGCGCGGGCGTTCACCACCTACTTCGAACTGATCAACCTCGCCGAGGAGCGCGAGCGGGTACGTGCGGTCCGCCGCGGGACGCAGGCCGACACGCTCGCCGACAGCGTCGCCGCGGCCGTCGACTCGCTCGTCGCCGACGACGCGGACGCCGAGACGGTCCAGTCGGTGCTCGACGACGTGCTCATCGAGCCGACGTTCACCGCCCACCCGACGGAGGCGCGCCGGAAGACGGTGAAGGCGAAGCTCCGCTCCATCGCGGGCCACGTCGAGACGCTCGACGAACGACGCCTCACCGACGACGAGCGGGGGCGCGTCGACCGGTCGCTGGAGGCGGAGGTGACGAGCCTCTGGCAGACGCCGCAGGTCCGCAAGCGCCGCCCCGAGGTGACCGACGAGGCGCTGAACGTCCAGTGGTACCTGAAGAACACGCTGTTCGACGTGGTCGGCGAGGTGTACGACGAACTGGAGACGGAACTCGGCGAGGCGTACGGCGACGTCGACGTGCCGAAGCTGTTCGAGTTCCGCTCGTGGGCGGGCAGCGACCGGGACGGCAACCCCCACGTCACCCCCGACATCACCGAGGAGACGCTGGACCGACAGCGCTCGGTCGTTCTCGCCCGGTATCGCCAGGAACTGAAGCGCCTCTCGGGCGTCGTGAGCCAGGACGCCACCCGTATCACCGTCGGCGAGGGGGTGAGGGAGCGACTGGCCCACCACGCCGAGGCGCTGCCCGGTGTCGCCGAGGCCGCCGAGGAGCGCTACGCGGACGAACCGTACCGACAGCTCCTGAAACTGATGCGCGAGCGCGTCGTCCGGGTGGACGGCGTCCGGCCGGGCGGCTACGAGGACAGCGACGGCCTGCTCGGTGACCTCGACGCCCTCGCCACGGACCTGCGCGAGAACGGAGCCGAGTCCGTCGCGGCGGCGCACGTCGACCCGCTCCGTCGTCGCGTGTCGACGTTCGGCTTCTCGCTGGCCAGCCTCGACCTGCGCGACCACCAGGAGAACCACACGCTGGCGGTCACCGAAGCCCTCGACCGGGAGGGCATCGACTACGAGGCGCTCGACGAGGACGAGCGCGTGGACCTGCTGACCGAGGCCATCCTCGAAGACGATCCCGTCGTCGACGTGGCCGAACTCGTGGCGAGCGGCGAGTGCTCCGAGACGGCGACGAAGGTGCTCGACCTGTTCGACTCCACCGCCGAGTGGCACCGCGAGTACGGCGTCGACGCCATCGACACGTACGCCATCTCGATGTGCGAGGAGCCGAGCCACGTCCTCGAAGTGCTGTTCCTCGCCGACCAGGCGGGTATCGCGGACCTGCCGGGTTACTGCGGCATCGACGTCGTGCCGCTGCTGGAGACGGAGTACGCGCTCTCGGGTGCCCGGCGCATCATGGGGACGCTGTACGAGAACGAGGCGTACGCCGCGGCCGTCGAGGCCCGAAACGGCACGCAGGAGATCATGCTCGGCTACTCCGACTCGAACAAGGAGAACGGCTACCTCGCCGCGCAGTGGTCGCTCCACACGAACCAGAAGCGCCTCGCGGCCATCTGCGAGGACTACGACGTCAACCTCAGACTGTTCCACGGGCGCGGTGGCTCCATCTCCCGTGGCGGCGGCCCGATGAACGACGCGCTGCTCGCGCTGCCCGCATCGACGGTGACGGGGCAGGTGAAGTTCACCGAACAGGGCGAGGCAATCGCCGAGAAGTACGCCAACCCCCACATCGCGAGTCGGAACCTCGAACAGATGCTGAACGCCCAGATTCGAGCGCGCTACCGGGCGCTCGACGGCGACCGGGTTCGGATTCGGAGCGAGTGGCGAGACGCGATGGAGACGGCCGCCCCGGCCGCCCGCGAGGCGTACCACGACCTGCTGAACACGGACGGGTTCGTCGCGTTCTTCGAGCAGGCGACGCCCATCACCGTCATCGAGGACCTCAACCTCGGCTCCCGCCCCGCCTCGCGGTCGGGCGAGCGCTCCGTCGAGGACCTGCGGGCCATCCCGTGGGTGTTCTCGTGGACGCAGGCGCGGTGTATCATCCCCGGCTGGTTCTCGCTGGCGTCGGGGCTCGACGCCTACCTCGACGACGGCGGCGACCTCGAGACGCTCCGCGAGATGTACGAGGAGTGGCCGTTCTTCGGGACCATGCTCGACAACGCGGCGCTGTCGCTGGCCCGGACCGACCTCGAAATCGCGGCGGGGTACGCCGACCTGGCCGACGACGAACTCAGCGCCGCCGTCTTCCCCCGTATCTGCGAGGAGTACGAGCGCGCCTGCGAACTCGTCCTGGAGGTGACGGGCCGAGAGCGCCTCCTCGACCGGGACTGGCTGGAGGAGAACCTCGACCGGCGCAACCCGTACGTCGACCCGCTGAACTACCTCCAGATGTCGCTGCTCTCCCGGACCCACCGCACGCCCACGGAGGACCGCACCCTCCGACTCACGGTCAAGGGCATCGCGGCCGGGATGAAGAACACGGGCTGA